A DNA window from Callospermophilus lateralis isolate mCalLat2 chromosome X, mCalLat2.hap1, whole genome shotgun sequence contains the following coding sequences:
- the Mcts1 gene encoding malignant T-cell-amplified sequence 1 isoform X3, whose product MPKKDPVKIVRCHEHIEILTVNGELLFFRQREGPFYPTLRLLHKYPFILPHQQVDKGAIKFVLSGANIMCPGLTSPGAKLYPAAVDTIVAIMAEGKQHALCVGVMKMSAEDIEKVNKGIGIENIHYLNDGLWHMKTYK is encoded by the exons ATGCCTAAGAAAGATCCTGTCAAAATAGTCCGATG CCATGAACATATAGAAATCCTTACAGTAAATGGAGAATTACTATTTTTTAGACAAAGAGAAGGACCTTTTTATCCAACCCTAAGGTTACTTCACAAAT ATCCTTTTATTCTGCCACACCAGCAGGTTGATAAAGGAGCCATCAAATTTGTACTCAGTGGAGCAAATATCATGTGTCCAGGCTTAACTTCTCCTGGAGCTAAGCTTTACCCTGCTGCAGTAGATACCATTGTT GCAATCATGGCAGAAGGAAAACAGCATGCTCTATGTGTTGGAGTCATGAAGATGTCTGCAGAAGATAT TGAGAAAGTCAACAAAGGAATTGGCATTGAaaatatccattatttaaatgatGGGCTGTGGCATATGAAGACATATAAGTGA
- the Mcts1 gene encoding malignant T-cell-amplified sequence 1 isoform X1, whose product MGKGRFDEKENVSNCIQLKTSVIKGIKNQLIEQFPGIEPWLNQIMPKKDPVKIVRCHEHIEILTVNGELLFFRQREGPFYPTLRLLHKYPFILPHQQVDKGAIKFVLSGANIMCPGLTSPGAKLYPAAVDTIVAIMAEGKQHALCVGVMKMSAEDIEKVNKGIGIENIHYLNDGLWHMKTYK is encoded by the exons ATGGGCAAAGGAAG gtttgatgaaaaagaaaatgtgtccAACTGCATCCAGCTGAAAACATCTGTTATTAAGGGTATTAAGAACCAGTTGATAGAGCAATTTCCAGGTATTGAACCATGGCTTAATCAAATCATGCCTAAGAAAGATCCTGTCAAAATAGTCCGATG CCATGAACATATAGAAATCCTTACAGTAAATGGAGAATTACTATTTTTTAGACAAAGAGAAGGACCTTTTTATCCAACCCTAAGGTTACTTCACAAAT ATCCTTTTATTCTGCCACACCAGCAGGTTGATAAAGGAGCCATCAAATTTGTACTCAGTGGAGCAAATATCATGTGTCCAGGCTTAACTTCTCCTGGAGCTAAGCTTTACCCTGCTGCAGTAGATACCATTGTT GCAATCATGGCAGAAGGAAAACAGCATGCTCTATGTGTTGGAGTCATGAAGATGTCTGCAGAAGATAT TGAGAAAGTCAACAAAGGAATTGGCATTGAaaatatccattatttaaatgatGGGCTGTGGCATATGAAGACATATAAGTGA
- the Mcts1 gene encoding malignant T-cell-amplified sequence 1 isoform X2 — translation MFKKFDEKENVSNCIQLKTSVIKGIKNQLIEQFPGIEPWLNQIMPKKDPVKIVRCHEHIEILTVNGELLFFRQREGPFYPTLRLLHKYPFILPHQQVDKGAIKFVLSGANIMCPGLTSPGAKLYPAAVDTIVAIMAEGKQHALCVGVMKMSAEDIEKVNKGIGIENIHYLNDGLWHMKTYK, via the exons ATGTTCAAGAA gtttgatgaaaaagaaaatgtgtccAACTGCATCCAGCTGAAAACATCTGTTATTAAGGGTATTAAGAACCAGTTGATAGAGCAATTTCCAGGTATTGAACCATGGCTTAATCAAATCATGCCTAAGAAAGATCCTGTCAAAATAGTCCGATG CCATGAACATATAGAAATCCTTACAGTAAATGGAGAATTACTATTTTTTAGACAAAGAGAAGGACCTTTTTATCCAACCCTAAGGTTACTTCACAAAT ATCCTTTTATTCTGCCACACCAGCAGGTTGATAAAGGAGCCATCAAATTTGTACTCAGTGGAGCAAATATCATGTGTCCAGGCTTAACTTCTCCTGGAGCTAAGCTTTACCCTGCTGCAGTAGATACCATTGTT GCAATCATGGCAGAAGGAAAACAGCATGCTCTATGTGTTGGAGTCATGAAGATGTCTGCAGAAGATAT TGAGAAAGTCAACAAAGGAATTGGCATTGAaaatatccattatttaaatgatGGGCTGTGGCATATGAAGACATATAAGTGA